In Microbulbifer agarilyticus, the DNA window AAGTAGTCCGAAGTAAAGACTCGGAGTTCAACCTACATCCGAGGCGCTGTTTGGAACACTCTTCTAACATTGCCGCCAGAAAACGGCGCATCGGATCAAACTGGTGCCATATCGGGCGCCCAACAGCGTGAATAGCGACGAGATACTATCAGTCCGAGCCGGCTTTTTCATCTTCACCAGCGCCGATCCGAGCCTCTACTGGGCCGAATTGGGCTAGATTCTCAGATGGAGACCGGCTGTACACCGCAAAGGAGCGGGGAGCTAACAGCAAAGAGCTGGTATAGTCTGTGTCCCGGCTCCCAGAGTCACACGACCAACAAGTATTAACTAGAGCGCGTCCGTTGATCACCAAGACCAAAGACAACTTGCGAATACTCGTCCGCGGTCTGCAGGTGCGCCTGGCTCGGCTGTTGCCGCGCCATGTCCCCATCGCGCTCAAGCTGGCACTGGTCATGACGCTTCTTCTGGTGGTGGGAATGACCGGCCTGGGCCTGGTCATTAGCGACAATCAAAATCAACTGATCCGCACCCAGCTGGACGAATTTGGCAACGCCATGGCGCTACAACTCGCCAAGCAGGCCAGCGAACCCATTCTCTCCGAGAATGGACTCAACCTGCAGATGCTCACCAGTAACCTGGGGCAAGAAGAAAAGATTCTGGGCGCCGCCATTTATTCCCACGACGGCCAACCGCTCTCTGGTACCGGACGCCTGCCGGACCTGGGCAAAACACTATTTGAATCCAGCACCGTGATCGCCCACCCGTGGTTTGGCGCGGATGAAAATGGCAACAGCGAGCGGCTAATCAGCTTTATCGCGCCCGCCACCTATCAGGGCGTTCGGGCCGGCTCGGTAGTTATTACCCTGTCTGCCTCGCTGATGGACCAGGCTGCGACCGAGGCCCGCAACGCCGTTATTTACGCCACACTGGCGATGACTCTGCTGGCCTCCCTTTTCTCCTACTGGCTCAGCCGCAGACTCTCCCTGCCGATTCACCATTTAATGAAGGCCACAGAGGCGATCGGCCGTGGCGACCTTGCCACGCGCATTGATCAGCGCCGCAATGATGAACTCGGCTACCTGTTCGAGGGCTTCAACAACATGGCCGCGGGATTGCTGAAGAAATCCCAGGTGGAGCAGGTATTTTCCCGCTACGTATCAAAAAGTGTCGCCGACAAGGTACTGGCCAACCTGGACGAAGTCCGCTTGGTGGACCGCCCCATCGAGGCAACCGTACTGTTTGCCGACATCAGCGGCTTCACCGCGATGTCGGAAAAGCTGGAACCGAGCCAGGTCTCTAGTCTACTTAACGAATACTTCTCTCATATTTCCCACGCCTGTGCGTTACACGGCGGTGTGGTCGATAAATTTATCGGCGACTGCGCCATGCTGGTGTTCGGCGTTGGCGAAGATGATTCAGACCACGCATTTAACGCGGTGAGCTGTGGTGTACTGATTCAGCAATTGGCGGCAGAGTTAAATGAGCAACGTGCTGCAGATGGCAAGCCAGGGGTGCACTTCCGTATCGGCATCAATTCCGGCACTATGCTGGCCGGTAATCTGGGTTCTGATGATCGGATGGAATACACCGTTGTCGGTGATGCGGTGAATCTGGCCTCTCGCCTGTGCAGTGAGGCCGAGCCCGATCAGGTCATTATTCGCGAGCAACTGCACGATAGCCTGCAACCCCGGATTGTGGCTCAAGCGGGCCAGTGTATTAAGATCCGCGGCAAATCGACACCGGTGCAAATCTACACCGTGGATGATCTATCTAAAGAAGGGAAATCGCAGCTGCGCAGTCATTTAAATACATTGCGCAACAGCTGTAACACACAGCAGGATGAAAAAAACGTCGCCCATGCTTAACCCGCGAATAACACTCAAGCGGTTATTCCTTCGCCTCTCGATAGCGGCACTACTCCCTGCCTGCAGCCTGGTACCGACCTCTCAACCAACACTCGAAAGTTTTCCTGCGGAAACCGCACAGCTCGTTCGCCAGCAATCGGCCGAGCTCGAACAGCTGCAAAGCCTCAACTCCCCTTCACCGTCTCAACAGACTCAAGAGCGACAATTGCGCCGCGCGCTGCAGCGTTTTGAACGAGAGGTATTGGAATCTGCAAGCCGGCTCGAGAAAAAAAATGAATGGTATCGCGCAGCTCAGCAGTTCGAAGGTGCTATCAGTGTCTTACCCAACAGTCCGGTGCTCACGGCCGCCTATGGTGAATTTCAAGAGCGCCGCAAACTGCGAGGAGAACGTGTCCGCATGGAAATCGCGATCCACCAGGGTGAGCAACTGTTAAAAGACATTGATGCATACAAACGCTTGCAACAACTGCAAGGGCGCGATGTATTGACCTGGGTGGAGCTAAAGAATTTCAACCGCAAGCGACGCGCCTCTGCCGAGGAACTGCAAAAGTACGCAGAACTGGCGTTACTGAGAAAAGATTACGGTTTGGCCCAGAGCGGCCTGAAAGTAGCCAAAGCCTTGTACAGCGACGATCTTGCACAAGATGATGAAAGCCAAGAACGGCTGGAACAAAACCTCGCCGAAGCCAACCGCCAACTGCGTAAGCGAAACCCTCGGCGTACAAAAGTAGTAGCACGCAAACCGTCGCCCCCCACAAAAGTGCAGCCCATCCCTACAGATGAGTTAGAGCGGACACTGGCTAACGGCGACCTCCCCAGCGCACGCCAACAGCTCACAGAGCTGGAACAACAGGCTCCTGATCACCCGCAACTTGAAGCTCTACAGGCACGCTTTGATTTCATGTTGAACGCACGGCTGGAGTCCGCTCTACAGCGGGGCAACGAGCTGTACAGTCAGGGGGACATCGAACAGGCACTGGCCGTATGGCGAGAGGCGCACAACTTCGCGCCAGAAAACATGGAGTTGCGCGGCAACATCAGCCGCGCGGAAAGAGTGCTGGAAAATCTGAGAGCGCTGACCACCCCCAACGGTGCCAAACCCTAATCGGCCCTGATCTTCCCTAACCTACCGAGCCAACACTAACCCGGGACCCGAAGGCCCCAGATTAATCGTTCAAGCCTTATTCCCACTCAATGGTGGCAGGCGGCTTGCTGGATACGTCGTAGGCCACGCGCGAGATATGCTCGATCTCGTTGATGATACGGTTGGAGACTTTCTCGATAAGCTCGTAAGGCAGGTGCGCCCAACGCGCGGTCATAAAGTCCACGGTTTCTACCGCACGCAGTGCAACCACGTACTCGTAGCGACGGCCATCACCAACCACACCCACAGATTTCACCGGCAGGAACACCACAAACGCCTGGCTGGTTTTGTGGTACCAATCGGCGTTGTGCAGCTCTTCAATGAAGATCGCGTCGGCTTCACGCAGGATATCCGCGTACTCTTTTTTTACTTCACCCAGGATACGCACACCCAGTCCCGGCCCCGGGAACGGATGACGGTAGACCATGTCATACGGCAGACCCAGTTCCAGGCCGATCTTGCGCACTTCATCTTTGAACAGCTCGCGCAGTGGCTCAACCAGCTCAAACGCCATATCTTCCGGCAAACCGCCCACATTGTGGTGCGACTTGATCACGTGCGCCTTCCCGGTTTTGGCGGCGGCAGATTCGATCACGTCCGGGTAAATGGTGCCCTGAGCAAGGAACTTCACATCCTTGAGCTTGGTGGCTTCCTTGTCGAAGATTTCGATAAAGGTATTGCCGATAATCTTGCGCTTGGCTTCCGGCTCATCCACACCGGCAAGGCGGGACAAAAATGCTTCTTCCGCATCGCTGCGAATCACACGTACGCCCATATTGTCGGCGAACATCTGCATAACCTGGTCGCCTTCGTTTTTACGCAGCAGGCCGTTATCCACGAATACACAGGTCAGCTGATCACCGATGGCTTTATGCAGCAGAGCCGCAACAACCGAACTGTCGACGCCGCCAGACAGGCCCAACAGCACTTTTGAATCGCCTACCTGCTCACGCACCTTGGCGATGGAGTCCTCGATAATATTTTCCGGCGTCCACAGCTTTTCACAGCCACACAGGCCGATTACGAAATGTTCGTAGATGCGGGTACCCTGCAGAGTGTGGGTAACTTCCGGGTGGAACTGCACACCGAAAAATTTTTTCTCCGCGTTGTACATGCCAGCAATCGGGCAGGATGGGGTCGATGCCATCAGCTCAAAGCCCTCCGGCATTTTTACCACTTTGTCACCGTGGCTCATCCACACGTCCAGCAGCGCGCTGCCGGCATCGTCCAGGTGATCTTTTATGTCGTGCAGCAGCGCAGACTCACCTTCCACTTTTACCTGCGCGTAACCAAATTCACGCACTTCACTGCCTTCCACAGCGCCACCCAACTGGTGTGCCATGGTTTGCATGCCGTAGCAAATTCCCAGTACCGGCACACCCAGCTCATACACCGCCTGCGGCGCACGCGGTGAGCCCTCTTCCGGTACCGACTCGGGGCCACCGGCGAGAATAACGCCCTTGGGGTTGTACTCGCGAATCTCTTCGTCGGTCATGTCGAACGCGCGAATCTCGGAGAAAACGCCCAGCTCACGCACACGACGGGCGATCAGCTGGGTGTACTGAGATCCAAAGTCGAGGATCAGAATTCGGCTGGAATGGATGTCTTGGCTCATGACTTACTCGTAACGGTTATATAAACGGCAAACGGACCTTGAGAGGTCCGTTTGCGGTTCACTTAAAGTGCACTTCTATTTTTCAGGACACAAAATTTGCGTACAGGACTTAACGTCCGCCTACCGGGTAGTTCGGCGCTTCCTTGGTAATCTGCACATCGTGTACATGGGATTCGCCCATGCCCGCAGCAGTTACCCGCACAAACTCAGGCTGGGTGCGCATAATTTCCATATCCAGACTGCCGGTATAGCCCATTGCGGAGCGCAGGCCACCCATCATCTGGTGCACGATCGCAGAAATCGGGCCTTTGTAAGGCACGCGACCTTCAATGCCTTCCGGTACCAGCTTTTCCGCGCCCTTGCTGGCGTCCTGGAAATAGCGGTCGGAAGAGCCCTGGGTACGCGACATCGCGCCGAGGGAACCCATACCACGGTATGACTTGTAGGTACGGCCTTGATACAGCTCAACTTCGCCCGGTGCCTCTTCGGTACCGGCGAACATGGAACCCATCATGACCGAATAAGCACCGGCAGCAATCGCCTTGGAAATATCGCCAGAGAAACGAATACCGCCGTCGGCGATCAGCGGCACACCGCTATCGGCAAGTGCGGCCGCTACTTCGGCAATCGCGGTCACCTGAGGAACACCGATACCGGTCACGATACGAGTGGTACAGATGGAACCGGGGCCAATGCCCACTTTCACCGCATCAGCGCCTGCTTCTACCAGAGCCTTCGCCGCTGCACCGGTGGCAATGTTGCCGCCGATTACGTCGACTTGCGGATGCATTTCCTTGATGCGACGTACGCGATCGATCACGTTTTTGCTGTGGCCGTGGGCAGTATCTACTACCAACACGTCAACACCGGCTTCCACCAGCGCCGCAACACGGTCATCGGTATCCGGGCTAGTGCCTACAGAGGCGCCTACACGCAGGCGGCCGTCGGCATCTTTACAGGAGTTCGGGTACTGCTCCGCCTTGTTGTAGTCGGTAACAGTAATCAGGCCGCGCAGCTGGAAATTGCTATTTACCACCAGCACCTTTTCGATGCGGTGTTTGTGTAGCAGTTCGCGTACTTCTTCCGGTGATGCGCCTTCGTCGCAGGTCACCAGACGCTCTTTCGGTGTCATGACCTGAGCGACGGGCAATTCCAGATTAGTCTGGAAGCGCACATCGCGGCTAGTCACGATACCTACCAAGTCACCCTTCTCCATAACCGGAACACCGGAAATGTTGTGGTGGCTGGTGAGCGCTATCAGTTCACGTAGAGTGGCGTCGGATTCGATGGTGATCGGATCCTTTACTACACCGGCTTCAAATTTTTTCACCGCGCGTACCGCCAGAGCCTGTTCTTCAATAGACATGCTCTTGTGAATAATGCCGATACCGCCTTCCTGGGCCAAAGCAATGGCCAGACGCGACTCGGTCACGGTATCCATAGCGGCGGACACCAGCGGAATATTCAGGGTGATGTTACGAGACAGTTTTGTCTTCAGGGAAACGTCTTTCGCCGTAACCTCGGAATATCCGGGCACAAGTAGGACGTCGTCAAAAGTGAGGGCTTCGCGTGCTATACGCAGAGATTCAGACATGGACACTCAAACCTCAAAGGAGCGGGAATGGGTATCGGCGCGATTATAGCCGCAACCTTCGCGGAAACAAAAGACTATTTACGCAGGAATGGCAAATCCCTTTACCTGGCGGCACATCCCTGCAATATTGGCCGCCCTGATGCCCCCAACAGAGACCGAAATGCTCAACAATCCGCCCGGCGCACCCAACCCGCTCCCCACAGACGGCCGTCCGGTCATGACCGTCAGCGAACTGAACCGGGAAGTGAAGCAGCTGCTAGAAGGCAGTGTCCCGCTGCTATGGGTAGGTGGTGAAATTTCTAATTTTGCCGCGCCGAGCTCGGGCCACTGGTATTTCACGCTGAAAGACGCACGCGCCCAGGTGCGCTGCGCCATGTTCCGTGGGCGCAACCGCAACGTGCGTTTCCAGCCCGGCAACGGACGCGAAGTTTTGGCCCGCGCGCGAGTGAGTCTGTATGAAGGGCGCGGCGAATTTCAGCTAATCATTGAGCATCTGGAAGAAGCAGGCTTCGGCGCACTGATGCGCCGACTGGAAGAACTGAAGGCCAAGTTACAGGCAGAGGGGCTGTTCGAGCTTACTCGGAAAAAGCCCCTGCCCTTCCTGCCTGCCACCATCGGAATCATCACCTCGCCTACCGGTGCCGCCGTGCGGGATATGATCCAGGTACTCGGTCGCCGCTACCCCGCAGCGACAGTCGAGCTAATCCCGGTAGCGGTCCAAGGCCAGGGTGCAGCCCAGCAGATTGCCAACGCGATCGCGCTCGCCGGGCGCCTGCAGCGACACGACCTGCTCATCGTGGGTCGCGGTGGCGGCTCATTGGAAGACCTGTGGGCATTCAATGAAGAAGTCGTCGCTCGCGCGCTAGCCGCTTGCCCAATACCGACTATCTCAGCAGTCGGTCATGAGACCGACAACACCATCGCGGACCTGGTAGCCGATGTACGTGCACCAACCCCTTCCGCCGCCGCGGAAGTTGCCAGCGCCAACGCCGCTACTTTGCTGGACACGACCGCGGCCATCAGCCGTCGGCTGAAACGCGCCATGCAGCAACAACTCCGCCATGTGGGCCAACGCCTTCAGATTACCCGCAACCGACTGCGCCATCCGCGCGAGCAGCTACATAACCGCGCTCAGCAACTGGACCACCTGGAGTTGCGCCTGAAAGCAGCAATGGATAATCAGGTAGAACGTCGCCAACAAATGCTTTCTTCCAGCTTGCGCGGCTTTGCGCGAGTTCACCCCGAACAGCAGATCTCAGCCGAGCGCCAGCGGATCGCGACCGCAACCCAAAATCTTCAACGCAGCTGCAAAGAACTGATTACGCGTCGACATGACCGCCTACAGCACGCTGCGGCAATGCTGAACAATGTCAGCCCGCTCTCAGTGCTTCAACGCGGTTACGCCATCAGCCGCAATGCTGACGGTGAGGTCATCAAGAGCGTCCAGCAAGTCACCCCGGGTGAGCAGGTTTCGGTCATTCTCGCGAGTGGCGAGTTCGAAGCCACGGTAGACACGATTCACCCAGCGCGGGAGTGAGGCCCCTCACCCCGCACGTGAAGTATCACGAGCGGCCGTTCGTGCCCCTAATTTCCGCACTTCCATTCCGCACCTTACTATTGTCAGCCTACTCCCTGAGAGGCCGTCGCCTGTGCCTGTTTGCCTTAGCCTTTCTTGTCGACCGAGCCCATCGAGGAATGCGCTTCTTACCCTCATCGCCGCGCTGATACTGTTTGTTGCGGGTTGCGAAAAGACGCGCAAATCTCCAGAACCCAAAGACGCAGCGCCAGAGCTCGAGAGCCAGGAAATCGTCGCTACCACGAGCGCTTACACAGAAACGGGAGATCTCGATGCGATTCGCAAACGCGGCTATATCCGTTTTGCGAATGTAACCGGCGGCTATCCTGAAATGCTGCCACGCGACAGTATTATCAACCAGCGCACGCGATTTCTCGCAAACGAGTTTGCCAAGCGATTGGGTGTGAAGCCCACGTGGATCATCGCGCGCAGCCCACAGGCCGCAATCGATATGATCGAGGCCGGAGAGGCTGATATCGTCGCCGACTACATCACCTTGAGCCTCGCTCAAGGTGATGCGGTTACCCTGAGCGTTCCCCTGACGCAAACCTATCGCGCTTTACTCTCCACCACAGATGGCCCAGATGTCTCGAACATCAACAAACTAAAAGGCTCCACCATCTACCTGTGGGAAGGCACCGCACACTTACAGTTTGGCAAGCAGCTGCAGAAGGACTACCCCGAGGCATTTGCCCGAATCCAAATTGACCCGACACCGGGCGACGACACCGACCACTTTCTCGATCAGATGGCCAGCTACCCAAACGCGGTTACTATCGGCAGCCTGGCCCTTGCGAATGAAGTAGCCAGTTATCGAAGTGATCTCAAGATCGGCCAGAAAGTTGGGGACGAAATCAACGTAAGCTGGGCGGTACGCGAAGCATCGCCGGACCTGCTAAACCGCCTCAATACGTTCCTCACTCGGCAACTGATCCAGGATACCGCAGACCGCGCTCCCAACTGGCGTGCGATCAAAAAATCCGGTGTCATTCGATTCGCGACCTATAACAAAGCGACCAGCTACTTCATCTGGCGCGGTGCGCTGATGGGGTTCGACTACGAACTCGCCAAACTCTTCGCCGACGAACACCACCTGCAGTTGAATGTCATCGTAGTACCCACTCATGAACCTCTTACCAAGTGGGTGGCAGAAGGACTGGCCGACTTTGCCGGTGCGTCAACCACGATTACAACCAAGCGCAAAGCCGAAGGTGTCGACTTTACCAATACACACTTTGAATCAGGCATTCGCGTTATCAGTAGCGAAAACGATAGCCCTATCGAAACCCTGGCAGATCTTAACGGCCGCACCCTGACAGTCAGGGCACACTCCATTTACATTGACACAGCCAAGCAACTGAGGGAACGCGGCATTGATGTCAAAGTCGAAGAGGCCCCGGAAGAAGTTTCCCAGGCGCAGATCATTAACGGTGTCGCCGAGGGCAAATACGATGCGACGCTGGAGGATACCCATCGAGTTGAGATACGGGCCGCCTACAACCCCAATTTACGCGTGGGTATTCAAGTGGAAGAACCGCTACCGCAGGGCTGGATGGTCATCAGGGGAAACCGCAGCCTACTCAGGAGACTGAATAGGTTCGTAAAAAAATACAAGAACGACCCCGAAGCCGACGCTATTTTTAAGCGCTACTTCCAGCCGAACGATGCTTTATTTAAAAAAGCTACTGCAAAAATCAAACCTGGCGAACCGCTTTCACCGTTTGACGAATTGGTAAAAGATGCCGCGCAAACCCATGACTTTGACTGGCGCATGATCGTCGCGCAGATGTGGGCCGAGAGCAGTTTCAACCCCAAAGCGGTATCGTCCACCGGCGCCCAGGGACTCATGCAGGTCATGCCCGGAACCGCCCGCGACATGGGATTTCCGCCACCGGTTTTCGAGCCTGAGAGAGGTATCGACGCCGGAGTAAAATATCTCAACTGGGTACGCGACCGCTTTGAAGAAAACCTACCGGCGACTGAAAGACTCTGGTTTACGCTGGCCTCTTACAACGCCGGCTTCGGTCACGTCCGCGACGCGCGCCGACTGGCGACCAAACTGGGACTAGACTCCGACAAGTGGTTCGACAATGTGGAAGTCGCCATACGTAAATTGTCAGAGCCGCGTTATTTCGAAAAGGCGCGGTACGGCTTTGTTCATGGGGATGAACCGGTAGCCTATGTACGCAAGATCAGTCACCTGTACCAATCGTATACACAAATCACCAGCGGTGACGTAAGCTGGCACCCGCCAATGAAAACGCCCCATCATTGGTTCGTCAGTCTCTTCAAACAGTCAGTACAATTTTGCCAATATGGCTGCTCGACTCCATCAACCGATGCGCTTCCGCCACATCAGCCAGTGGGAAACTAGCGGCGATCAGCGGGCGAATTTTACCCGCCTCAACCAACGGCCAGATCTGCTCACTTAAATCACTCGCGATCGCGGCCTTCACTTCTGGTGGCTGGGGCCGCAGCGTGGAACCGGTAAGGGTCAGGCGCTTCAGCATCACCGGCAGCATATTGACCTCAACTTTCGCGCCCTGCAGGAATGCGATATTCACGATGCGGCCGTCGCGCGCGGCACACTGGATATTGCGATCCACATAGTCGCCACCAACCATATCGAGAATGACGTCTGCACCTTTACCGTCAGTTGCCACTATTACCGCTTCCACGAAATCCTGCTCTCGGTAATTAATTGCGAGCTCCGCCCCAAGCTGCTCACAGGCAGTACACTTTTCCGCGCTACCCGCGGTGGCAATCACTCGTACGCCCAGGTTTACCGCAATTTGAATGGCGGTTGTTCCAATGCCCGACGATCCGCCATGCACCAGCAAAATTTCGCCTTCTCGCAAATTGGCACGATGTATCAGGTTGCTCCATACGGTAAAGAAGGTTTCCGGCAATGCCGCAGCCTCTGTATCACTCACTCCATTGGGTATCGGCAGGCACTGCCCTTCTGGTGCTACTGCGTATTCCGCATAACCTCCACCATTGGTGAGTGCGCATACTTGGTCACCGACTTTCCAGCGCTGCACACCCGCGCCAACGGAAATGACTTCCCCCGCCACTTCCAACCCGAGTACGGGCGAAGCACCTGGCGGAGGTGGATAGAATCCTGCGCGCTGCACGATATCCGGGCGGTTAACACCAGCGGCTGCGACGCGGATCAATACCTCGCCCTCCCCCGCCGCAGGCGCATCCCCCTGCGCGAGCACCATCTTCTCGGGGCCGCCATGTTCCGTCAGATCAATAAAACGCATGCACTTTCCTTACATTTCAAATAAAAAAAGCCCGGCAATGCCGGGCTTTTGACTTCAGGCTGATTACAGCTCGTAGGTCAGCTCCACCCCAATCACACGGCCCTTATTGAGCGGCGTAAAGCTGGCACCCACTCCACCGAGGGTGGCAGGCAACTGTGTATTGTTGCCCTCGGTGACCTCATCCAAGATGTTTTTGCCAAACATCGATACGCGATAGCTGCCGGAGT includes these proteins:
- a CDS encoding adenylate/guanylate cyclase domain-containing protein, whose translation is MITKTKDNLRILVRGLQVRLARLLPRHVPIALKLALVMTLLLVVGMTGLGLVISDNQNQLIRTQLDEFGNAMALQLAKQASEPILSENGLNLQMLTSNLGQEEKILGAAIYSHDGQPLSGTGRLPDLGKTLFESSTVIAHPWFGADENGNSERLISFIAPATYQGVRAGSVVITLSASLMDQAATEARNAVIYATLAMTLLASLFSYWLSRRLSLPIHHLMKATEAIGRGDLATRIDQRRNDELGYLFEGFNNMAAGLLKKSQVEQVFSRYVSKSVADKVLANLDEVRLVDRPIEATVLFADISGFTAMSEKLEPSQVSSLLNEYFSHISHACALHGGVVDKFIGDCAMLVFGVGEDDSDHAFNAVSCGVLIQQLAAELNEQRAADGKPGVHFRIGINSGTMLAGNLGSDDRMEYTVVGDAVNLASRLCSEAEPDQVIIREQLHDSLQPRIVAQAGQCIKIRGKSTPVQIYTVDDLSKEGKSQLRSHLNTLRNSCNTQQDEKNVAHA
- the guaA gene encoding glutamine-hydrolyzing GMP synthase translates to MSQDIHSSRILILDFGSQYTQLIARRVRELGVFSEIRAFDMTDEEIREYNPKGVILAGGPESVPEEGSPRAPQAVYELGVPVLGICYGMQTMAHQLGGAVEGSEVREFGYAQVKVEGESALLHDIKDHLDDAGSALLDVWMSHGDKVVKMPEGFELMASTPSCPIAGMYNAEKKFFGVQFHPEVTHTLQGTRIYEHFVIGLCGCEKLWTPENIIEDSIAKVREQVGDSKVLLGLSGGVDSSVVAALLHKAIGDQLTCVFVDNGLLRKNEGDQVMQMFADNMGVRVIRSDAEEAFLSRLAGVDEPEAKRKIIGNTFIEIFDKEATKLKDVKFLAQGTIYPDVIESAAAKTGKAHVIKSHHNVGGLPEDMAFELVEPLRELFKDEVRKIGLELGLPYDMVYRHPFPGPGLGVRILGEVKKEYADILREADAIFIEELHNADWYHKTSQAFVVFLPVKSVGVVGDGRRYEYVVALRAVETVDFMTARWAHLPYELIEKVSNRIINEIEHISRVAYDVSSKPPATIEWE
- the guaB gene encoding IMP dehydrogenase, with translation MSESLRIAREALTFDDVLLVPGYSEVTAKDVSLKTKLSRNITLNIPLVSAAMDTVTESRLAIALAQEGGIGIIHKSMSIEEQALAVRAVKKFEAGVVKDPITIESDATLRELIALTSHHNISGVPVMEKGDLVGIVTSRDVRFQTNLELPVAQVMTPKERLVTCDEGASPEEVRELLHKHRIEKVLVVNSNFQLRGLITVTDYNKAEQYPNSCKDADGRLRVGASVGTSPDTDDRVAALVEAGVDVLVVDTAHGHSKNVIDRVRRIKEMHPQVDVIGGNIATGAAAKALVEAGADAVKVGIGPGSICTTRIVTGIGVPQVTAIAEVAAALADSGVPLIADGGIRFSGDISKAIAAGAYSVMMGSMFAGTEEAPGEVELYQGRTYKSYRGMGSLGAMSRTQGSSDRYFQDASKGAEKLVPEGIEGRVPYKGPISAIVHQMMGGLRSAMGYTGSLDMEIMRTQPEFVRVTAAGMGESHVHDVQITKEAPNYPVGGR
- the xseA gene encoding exodeoxyribonuclease VII large subunit, producing the protein MLNNPPGAPNPLPTDGRPVMTVSELNREVKQLLEGSVPLLWVGGEISNFAAPSSGHWYFTLKDARAQVRCAMFRGRNRNVRFQPGNGREVLARARVSLYEGRGEFQLIIEHLEEAGFGALMRRLEELKAKLQAEGLFELTRKKPLPFLPATIGIITSPTGAAVRDMIQVLGRRYPAATVELIPVAVQGQGAAQQIANAIALAGRLQRHDLLIVGRGGGSLEDLWAFNEEVVARALAACPIPTISAVGHETDNTIADLVADVRAPTPSAAAEVASANAATLLDTTAAISRRLKRAMQQQLRHVGQRLQITRNRLRHPREQLHNRAQQLDHLELRLKAAMDNQVERRQQMLSSSLRGFARVHPEQQISAERQRIATATQNLQRSCKELITRRHDRLQHAAAMLNNVSPLSVLQRGYAISRNADGEVIKSVQQVTPGEQVSVILASGEFEATVDTIHPARE
- a CDS encoding transglycosylase SLT domain-containing protein — encoded protein: MPVCLSLSCRPSPSRNALLTLIAALILFVAGCEKTRKSPEPKDAAPELESQEIVATTSAYTETGDLDAIRKRGYIRFANVTGGYPEMLPRDSIINQRTRFLANEFAKRLGVKPTWIIARSPQAAIDMIEAGEADIVADYITLSLAQGDAVTLSVPLTQTYRALLSTTDGPDVSNINKLKGSTIYLWEGTAHLQFGKQLQKDYPEAFARIQIDPTPGDDTDHFLDQMASYPNAVTIGSLALANEVASYRSDLKIGQKVGDEINVSWAVREASPDLLNRLNTFLTRQLIQDTADRAPNWRAIKKSGVIRFATYNKATSYFIWRGALMGFDYELAKLFADEHHLQLNVIVVPTHEPLTKWVAEGLADFAGASTTITTKRKAEGVDFTNTHFESGIRVISSENDSPIETLADLNGRTLTVRAHSIYIDTAKQLRERGIDVKVEEAPEEVSQAQIINGVAEGKYDATLEDTHRVEIRAAYNPNLRVGIQVEEPLPQGWMVIRGNRSLLRRLNRFVKKYKNDPEADAIFKRYFQPNDALFKKATAKIKPGEPLSPFDELVKDAAQTHDFDWRMIVAQMWAESSFNPKAVSSTGAQGLMQVMPGTARDMGFPPPVFEPERGIDAGVKYLNWVRDRFEENLPATERLWFTLASYNAGFGHVRDARRLATKLGLDSDKWFDNVEVAIRKLSEPRYFEKARYGFVHGDEPVAYVRKISHLYQSYTQITSGDVSWHPPMKTPHHWFVSLFKQSVQFCQYGCSTPSTDALPPHQPVGN
- a CDS encoding NAD(P)H-quinone oxidoreductase; its protein translation is MRFIDLTEHGGPEKMVLAQGDAPAAGEGEVLIRVAAAGVNRPDIVQRAGFYPPPPGASPVLGLEVAGEVISVGAGVQRWKVGDQVCALTNGGGYAEYAVAPEGQCLPIPNGVSDTEAAALPETFFTVWSNLIHRANLREGEILLVHGGSSGIGTTAIQIAVNLGVRVIATAGSAEKCTACEQLGAELAINYREQDFVEAVIVATDGKGADVILDMVGGDYVDRNIQCAARDGRIVNIAFLQGAKVEVNMLPVMLKRLTLTGSTLRPQPPEVKAAIASDLSEQIWPLVEAGKIRPLIAASFPLADVAEAHRLMESSSHIGKIVLTV